Genomic window (Vigna radiata var. radiata cultivar VC1973A chromosome 1, Vradiata_ver6, whole genome shotgun sequence):
TTCCGAAATCAGTAGACTTCATGATTCAGAGGATgacgatgaagatgatgacgatGAGGAGTACcaattggaagaagaagagacaaaGTAAACTAAAAGACAGCTGAGGATTTTGTTAGCTTCCATAAAATCAGTTTGCATTGTATTTTCAGTGCCAAACATGTGCTTCCTTACAGTGACAGTAAAGGATGAATGAATTTAGTTCAAAGCAAAATatgatttgtttgatttgaGAAAAACAAGATCACAACAGATTTTTATCATAATccctaattttatattaacgtattgaaaaataagaataactCACATTTACATCACGCTTCATTCATTTCTTTTCAACGTATATCTTTCTATAAAGGAAACGTAAATGTAACCTTCACAACAGTGAATTTGCAGGCATCAAAAACCAAATGTTTGTTCCATTTCCAATTACTATATTCCCCAAATATGTATGCATTCTTTAGATTGGGCAAATGCCCTTCCAACGAAGAAAAGGGATATTACAATATATTGGTATCTACAATGTTCCACTCGGAAaacattttcaatgaaaaaaaaaagaataaacataattaaccaATTCAATTCTGAGGACAGTCACTACACAAGAAGGAGAAGCTGTAACCCATTCGATAATATCATTCGGCTAAAGCAAACTCCAATTTTTCCCAACAGTTCAGCATCCTTCAGCTGTTTCTCAAAAGATCAATAGATGCCTGTACCTAAGTTCCTGTTTTGGTTTGCAATGCTGAAATCCATTGGGGAACCATTATGAAGACACCATAAGCAGCGGCATTGGAAATATACACTTGAAAATGTGCtgtaaggaaggtattaacGCCTGACATAGACCCTAGTAGATGGAATTTTTTTATCAGTCATCGTATATTCTGGTTAGCGAGTCCCATAGATTCCGCAACCTCTCTGGCAGCCATAGTGTCAGCTTGTTCCtaaatagaagataaaaaaaatcagattccATAAAGATTTTACGGTCGGGAGCTACTCAAACGGGTAGCTTTATGGATGCTGCATGTATCATGAGTTGAGATATTCTATCTATATTACACTCGGATCTTTACCTGTAGACGATGCAAGAGATACATCAAGAAGAGATGTACAAAGACCTGATGCAATTTCTAAAGGTCAGTAAAATTTCAATCCTTCAATGGTATTTCATCTCCCAcctattttaaacatttaatgaaCTGAActcaccaaataaaaaaataaaaaaactcgaGCTGTAGGATATCTCCAAAGAAATCTTGTGGCCCTGACAGCCCCTGAATCTAACAGTTTCACTGCTTTTTGCAACTGCATGAGGCATGCCACATACAAAGTATAATTGTTAAAAAGGAGAATGAAAATGGCAGGAAATGAAATGCAACATGATGGTTGGTAAGCTGCTATACCTGAATACTTGCACCGACCAAATGACGGTGATGCACAGGAAGAGGCCTGCAATTTTTACTTTGTAAGATAACTTTCCAAACTCTACAATGGGAAATGAAAACAGACGGCACAACCATTTGGAATGACAGCGAATAGTACACATTTACAATTGAGTGATAAAAAATATCTGGAAAATACGTGAGACGATTTAACACGGGGAGGGTAAACAAATAGAGTTTGACAAAAGATCAGTACATTTTAATGGGTTTGGGGAACTTCCATCGCTGTTGGGAGGGTAAATAACGACTGTTTGtttgaaaagatttttttaaaaacaaaacactttttaataaaacaaaatgacttATTAGCAATTTTTAGGATAAACCTATCTgaaaaaacagaaacagaaaaaaaaaaaaaaaaggagaaaactaCATTATTGCGAAGCAACTGTCACTTCTGCTTTTTcttcaattactttttttaaaagcaCAATTAAAGAAACTCAACCACTGAGGTTGTAGTTTAGGGTCATTTTAATCAAATGCATTACAAGAAAAACAAGATAAGTACTATAAAGATAGTAAGAAGAAACTTACTCCAGGGATTTTATTTCAGTCTCATCTTCCCACGATGATGATGCCCGACGAGAAACTTTGTTCCGTTCGGCCTCTGCCTGTTCAATATAACAATGACATAAAAATCACCGTACAGTCAAACTACTAATCAAACAGCCATAGGAACCTAATCACATACCCGTGCTTCCTGGAGACGCTTGATTTCCTTCTCCAATTGAAACTCTGCGGCAGCTTTTTCACTGACCATGGTTTCtaattgtgtttgtttgtaGTACTGAAATGAAGATAAcacaaaaaattattgaatattacCGATTTGCAtgaaatttaatcataaaataaattaccaaAAGGTCAGTCAGTTCCCGGTAGCGTTTCTCTAATTCCATATGTTCCTGTTACAAAATTAAGACTATGTTTAGAATAAGCCAGTAGTATTCCAAATGATCTCAACACCAGAACATACACTTTAACTTCAATTATTCTATACTGTTATTGTTAACCAACACAAGAATAGCATGATAGGCTGCAGGCTTAATGTGTGGAAAAGAGTGTCAAAGAAAGTACTGCTAGCATCACTCAATGTAGTGTAATATCTGATTGATATTAAACACATGGGATGTGACTGAGTCAGGGCAGAAGATGAATGGATGGATATAACTAACTGtaacttttcattttggtttttatgGTAGATATGACTAAACGTGGTTTTTCATTTCGTGGTGGATATAACTAACCGTAGAAGCTTTTAGACAAATAGCATTACTCTCCATAATACCAATTAAAAAGGATGCACCTTCATATATGAAACTGAGTCCATTACAATTCACACGTACACTTCATAATCGTTAATATATCAAGTGAAAGAAACTGATGCCCAAAATACTTTTTCATGcatagtaaaaattaaagagaaaattattaaaaggatTTAAAAGGTTTTACCAATTCTTTTTGCAGTTATTTCAAAATCTTATAAACAACGACTACTTGTATGACAAAAGCTACAGAAAATTGTGCATTCCATGAGAATATGACTCTAAAACTTCACCACCAGCAATGCCACAGTATAAACGTGGAACAaataggttttattttttttatatatcaaacttGGAAATTTAAACTTTATGCACGAGAAATTTTTTAAGGAAGCAGCACGATTATTACCTGACGTGAGTAATGCTCAGCATCCCTCTTCATGGCAGCCATCTCAACTCTCATTTTCTGCATTTCAGCCTGTAACATTGAAACCAAACATATCAATAATGAGAAGAGAAACTTTACCTGCAGGACAGAAAGTCATTATCTCAAAAAACTtcacaacaaaataataaaaaattccttGCCTCCAAGGAAGATAGCTTGTTTTCAGCATCCCTCTGACCTTGGCGGGCACGCTCCAATTCATCTTGCCATGCTTGCATCTGAATATGTAAAAGTTCCATTATTATTCCATCCGAATGAAAAATGATCACTGATATTACTATCGTAATTGTCATCTAGAAATGTTTGTGCCACTTTACACATGTAACCAGCCATGCCCTGGTTCAACCATGaccatggatttttttttcactcaccCACTCTTCTTTAAGTTTCTTTAGCTAAAAAAATGGTATTTAGGTctgattttatatttgaaaagaatTAGCAAGACGAACATAAAAGTAGTAAGTGATTCAGTTGTGTAAGTTGCGTAAAGTAACAAATAGAGTAATTGTCTACTTTAAAACAGTGAAGCTTAACacgtaaaaataaataacaaatatctGCTCTGTATATATTTATGCAGAAAATCAAATGTTCTTTGAATTGGTTAAGGCAATAACCAAAAACAACGCTTACTCTTGAAATATGCTAACACTAATACTTGTTGATGAACTTTGAAGAAGATGTGAAATATAAGGAAATCTAATAAGTTGCAAATTGACCAACTTTCCTCTCCATATTCTGTTATACCTGAATTAATTGATTAGCCTCTTCTGGGGACTTTTTCAGTTCCCGGCGCACACGGACTTCCATATCTTGTAGTTCTTGATTTAAAGATGCACATTCAACCTGATCACAGATGTTACCAAAACCTTATTCAGTAGATCTTTCAGAATAGCAATCAGAAATCAGCCCTAAAATTcagaaaggaaaaagttaaGCGTTTATTCATGTACCTCGAGAAGTGCCACCTTCTGCTCAAGTTCGGTGACTTTAGCTGTCCTCTCATCCGCTACTCTCTGAAAAGACGAGCAACTAACAAATCAATCCCTACATTTTACCCAATGTCAATAACAATTCTAGAAGCAAAATAGTTCCAGAGGGGGAACAGAAGCAGCCTTGGTAACACATGCTTTATAATTGTGGATGCGTTAATATTGTTTATCATCCTTTTCTGGTAAAGTAGATCtctgttaaaattttgaataacaATACCAAACATATATGACGCCAAACAATACCAAAAGCTGGAGAGAATGTAGCCAGACTTGCGTAGAAGTATTGAACTAGCTGAGAAGATCTCACCTCCCATTTCCAAatttaatgtgaaaaatattttataatcatcTCAAGATCCACTGCACAAAACTCTTTCATATTCCCAAACACACTGGCAAGTGAAGATTTACACATATGTTTTGCATACCAGGACGATAATTAGGGTATGGAATTATGTATATGACTTATGTGTCCAAAACTAAACTaagcaaaattataaaaaatgaaccATTTTGAGAAAAAGACAAACCAAACCACGTTATGCAGAGGTTCTGATTGGTCCTTTGAGAAAACCAAACCAGGTATGAGTATAAAATAGATAaccaaactgaactgaactggaggaaccaaaaaaaaaaagcattttgagaaagaaagaaaaaaatccacTTTATAAAAACAGTGGGGTTAACCAAACCATTTTAAAGTGGATCTAAACAACAGTAAGTGCTTACATTACCTGTATCCTTGCAAGTGCAGTGGATGACTCAACTGCTCTGTGCTCCAAATCTACTTCTCTTTCCATAGCAGCCTGTTCTACCAATCAGAGAATCACTAAAAtataatgcaaaaacagaaaCTTGAGAAATAAATCACAGAAGTTACAGACCATTTTGGTCTTATTATGTGCAGCACGCTCCTCTTCTGCTCTTCGCTCAGCAGATGCTAGCTCCTCTCTAAGAGCCTATAAGAACAGCAGTTTTAATATTCACACAATTTCATTATGTAAATGAATATATTGTATAACTATAGAAATCATACTTGCAGAACAGAACCTAATTACCTGCATCATCCTTGTTTCTGATAGTTCTCGACTTCTCATCATTGATTCCATGCTTGCCTGATAAGATATGAATAGTGTTACCCAagtcataattataaataacactaactctacattaaaaatatattgaaggtACAAGCTGCAGTGAAATGACTAATCCAACACCACAGGAAGAAATTAATGAAGGAAACCAACAAGGAAGATAATTTTGGTGCCTACTCTAACAAGTCCTAATACAGTTAATTTGTTTTCCTGATTCATTGCGTAAAAAGATTCCCCGATATCTGCTAAACAGATAAATTTTATCAGCTATCACGTACATATAAACACACCGAAAACTAACGTCCATCTTATAGCTATGACATTGGACAGCAATAAGGCGATAAGGAAAGTATCAGTGGATTTTTCTGGAGAGTAGAAAAAGGTGGGTAAACATGTTATTCCAGCAAACCTTATCATTCATAGTCCGAAAAATGTTGGTAGATAAAAGTGAATAAACTACATCTTAAGATTCCTAGAAGCAAATACGACCCTTCATTATTCATCAAATAAATAGTTATACAAGATGAAAGCAAATTGCACAGAAGATAGTTCAGGTGAAAACAGCTGTTACACGAGAGTAAGTAAAATATTCCTAGGCACacttcaaaaattaacaaagaggAACCTGCATGGAAGCTAGATTTCCTTCCGACAATGCAGCCTGCCTCTTAACTGCATCCATGGAACTTAGAAGTGCCTCAATTTCAGCATTTTTTGCTGCCAAGGCCTCAGCCATATTTGCTTCAACTCGTGTCACTTCCCTTTTACTTTCTGACAAATCCTTCTGGAGCTGCTTTATGCTAGCTTCATATGATTTACCCAGTTCCCTCTGTAGATTTAGAAATAATCACGAGATACAGTAGTCAGTATGTTTCTATTCAAGCAAATAATGAGATTTTATATTCCTTTAAACAGGAAATGGTGATGTTGATTCACCTCTGCAGTGAGAAGTTCCTCCAACTGCGCATTTTCAGATTTGTATTCTTGAAGGCGAGATGACAATCCAGCACAGACCTGAGCATCAGTTGAAAATATCAAACCAGCatctatattaaataattagaaagaaaatattattgagATTCCAAAACTAATCCCATGAAGCTAACAGAAATGTTGGTTTAACCAACACCCTTACCCGAGCTAACCTTGCCTCTTTAGACTGACCAGtagattttgttgttttaagcaATCCTTGAGCCTATATCCCGACTAAAAAAATTAGTCaggagaatttttttataatgtgtaCGGGAATGTATAAACTTGTCCATTATAAGTATTACCTCATCAAGTTGATCCTGTACTTTTTTGGGGGATATGTCGATTTTATGATCTTCTGGATTTATTCTGTCCGCAACAGATTCAACCTTTTTTACATCAGAATCTTTGACTATTGTGTCATTATCAGGAGATGTTTCAGCCGCCACAGATTCAGATTTCTCTTCAACCATATTTTTATTGGCATCTGAATCTACAGATTTGAAAATTTGGCCAGCACTGGTGGGTTCATCACGGGGGCTCTCAATTTCTGTGGGAGCCGGAAGTGGATTCATCTCACGAGTATCTGAAGCATTCTCTTGGGGAGGATCACCATTAGCAGCAACAGTGGCAACTCCGACATTTGCATCATTTACTAATGCTTCCACATCACCTTTGTCATGTTTAGCATTATCATCATCTAGCATGTTTGATAATGAAGTGTCCAACAAGGGTAATGTTGCATCACTAGGTCGTGGCTCCCTCGGTTGGTTTGAAGATTGGGAAGTGATCCCGTCATTTTCAGGATAAGTTATGACTTCAGGTGCTAGTGGAGATCCACTTTTCTCCTTGGTAGTATCACTGATTATAGTAGATGAATTGGATAGTCCTTTTTGAGCCTGAAAAAATTCAAGGCAAGTTTGATGTCAATATAATATGCGATTGCTGGATAGTAATGCAGTGGCAATACCTTTGGTTttgatttttccctcttgccTTGTGATGCTTGCCCATTTGCtgctaattttttaaaaaggtaaCAAGAAAACAATTGTAAGCATTTCTGATATAGGAGAAAATATACAGCTAAATAGTGAAATGTACATCTGAAAGACATGATTGACCAGGTTGCGTAAAAGCTAGAAGAATTTTGAGAGCTTTCATATGGAAAATATAGAACTTTTCCATTAGAGAAGCACTCAAAAGTTCTTCTACCCTTGCATCTGAAAAGGCTTAATGCCCAATTCATTTGTGTTGCGCTTATATATTAGTCTGGTTCCGAGGGGGGACAAGTGACatctagagagagaaaagttGCAAAAAGGTAACGTGTAGTTTTAGGCATCTAGGTTATAAGAACATGATGTCAATACCACCACTTTCCTTAAAGGGATGGCTATTTCTAAGAACACACTAATTCTAGCTCTTACAACTTAACGGTTGTAGAATTACATTGGTTTTTCCTGACCTAACAAAAGTTTATCATAGTGCATGCTTCCTTTAGATTAATTTTGGGGAAATAACTCATTATTCAAAAGATCACTTAAGGAAgcttacaaatataattatttcttcaaaaaaagctgaaccaaacacattaaatgttttaaaccATGATGGCCTCGATATTTGTCTATATAACAGAACAGCTTTTTAGCAATAACGCAAGTCCAAATCCAGAGAAAAAAGTATTCAGCATAAGTAGATGGCTAAGCCTAACTACAGAGTGAACCGAAAGAACTAGATATAAACCTGGTGACTTAAAATCTGACTGCTCCTCCGTTAAGTCAGTGGCAACAGCCTTCGCTCGTCGATCTACAACTTCAAATAAACCTGATCAACCAAGGCCAAAAAAGAGGTCCATATCAGAACTAAGCTCAACATGAAAAAGAATTGCATCCATAACCGTAACATCCTGAAATGAAAATACATCCAGTGACATAATTCCGTCTCACCAACATCTCTCCCCTCCagaacaaacaaaaatgaagCAACACTCCTATTAACAGAGAATGCCGTCCTTCATTCTTAAATATCAAGTGACAAATTAGCACGTATTATACTACATTGATGAAACCGTTAACACTCACCAGCTCATTCCCTAATTTCCAATACTTAAGCATCacaattcaaaactaaaataacattGAAAGAAATTTCGCTGAACATAATTTCACAGATGAGCATTTAACCATCAACCGAAGGTTCACCGATCGAGATTGAAAACAATAACTAGATGCCACAAACTCTGAGCTCTGGAAAATTGAAGGAATCAGAAACGAAATCGTACGATCGATATGCAACAAACGAATGAGATCCGTTACCTTCAGCGGCTTTGAGCCACGAATCCATTGCCAGAACGAACAACGAGTTGCTCAATATTCGAATAGCGAAGTGTTCAGAGATCCAACACTAATTGAGCTGCTTTCATCGCCCAACGTACGACGTCGCTTCGATTCTGCGCTTGCCTGAGACGAATCGCGCGAGAAATATTATAAATCCTGTTGTTTATCGGTGTGTTGTTGAGTTTCTGATTCGCCACTCCTCTCTTCACCGTCTTACTTTAACGCAATTTTCTTATTATCAGAGTGTtacactaattaaaataaataaatattcctTTGAATATTACTACAATATTGACCAGCACAAACACTGTCTtaatagcttttttttttttttacttattaaacttaatttaatatatgctatgataatttattattgctaactttaaaagaaaataaaagtataaaacaaaaaGCAGTGCATAATTAATATCTATATAGCACATCTTTATgtgctttttgttttttcaattttattcattcaattactactttttaaatttaaataattatatataataaaaaaatcagttttatCATttagtaattacttttttactataaaataattatttactctgttatcattttagtaactaatttttaaatttaaataattactcgtaataacaaattatttacatggtattttttatttcaactattaatatttattttatctgtaGTTATATCTATAACTATAAATATCTTGTGTTTTCTTActagtattttttaattattatttttaaaattagatgtttaaaaactaaaatcaaggATAAATCTCCttcattatcatttattttttaatgtaatgtgtgttaaaatatcattactcATTCATCACTTACTTAAATGTAATATATCAAATATCTTAAACATGTAAATACATTAATATTGTCACTGATAATATATGTTGtcgatattaaaaaatagaatacacGTGCCTATATTTTCGgtagttaatatataataaattgctcatacaaattttaaattagaaaatattaccattaattttttttcatgggGACTTTTAcggttataaaataaataagaataaaaatatttttagaataatatataCCAAAGTgtgagttaatttttttattaactgtttaagaagaattataaaatgtaaattttctGCCCCAAAATATGGTGGCATGTCCATTTCTATGTTTAGTGAGATTACAAAGCCTTTGACGATAGGGACAGTGACACCCTTCCTTCCAGTCCAGTTAAGATTTTattcatttctattttaattgtgCCGCATCACTTGTGTAATAGACCTGAAAACTAGCgtgttaaactattttattttagtatattgtttaataaaaaatatcacttcCCAAACGAACGtcctttttttctaattatacgAATGATATTTATTcgaaacaaaatttcatttttatttttagaataataactTCTTTTCAACAAATAGATGTTGTTATGGAAACTTATGTCTAAAGTTAACAACACTAGATCAATGAGTATggataatgtttatttttttgtttgacttacaataaaaaaaattcattcattatCGATAcgaatatttattaacaaatatttatgaatGTTTCAAAACGTACCAAGGTGAATATccgtaaatattttaaaaaatatattaataaatttttaaaataaaattacaaaaaaaaatataaaatataatatgaattaaaatttaattttaattcaatttaatatgataaaatataaactaattttaatttaaataaactataaattattttttaatagtgaATATTCgcaagtaaaaataatataatattcacaTTCGACCCGTTTATAAACGGATGATAAAATACTCATTAACGGTTAATTTGATACTCATAGTTGGAATCAATACTCACAATATTAGTGGAATTAATATCAAAACTTGCCCTGACACTCATTGTGGATCAGTTCAATCTAAGTTAAACATGTTTGTTTCGATAGTCAATATTGTAATTGCATTTTGAGACAAACATATGATCTATCACATACTTGTCAATTAATTATACATGATCATAGGatgatttttctataaaaagttCATATGATATGGATTAGACTAAACTTTTTAGATATCCTATCAACTAAGTTGCAGATAGAGTTACACattcaaaaagaaattgatttacTAGTGAATCATTTCACATAAGTGAACATTGTGATAAAAGTAACAATCAAACACATGTTACTTAGAATTGTTTATTCCGTAATGACATCAATGGTCATTCCATTCcatgaaattaaaatgaataatacacaaaataccaaaa
Coding sequences:
- the LOC106770543 gene encoding golgin-84 isoform X2 — protein: MDSWLKAAEGLFEVVDRRAKAVATDLTEEQSDFKSPANGQASQGKREKSKPKAQKGLSNSSTIISDTTKEKSGSPLAPEVITYPENDGITSQSSNQPREPRPSDATLPLLDTSLSNMLDDDNAKHDKGDVEALVNDANVGVATVAANGDPPQENASDTREMNPLPAPTEIESPRDEPTSAGQIFKSVDSDANKNMVEEKSESVAAETSPDNDTIVKDSDVKKVESVADRINPEDHKIDISPKKVQDQLDEAQGLLKTTKSTGQSKEARLARVCAGLSSRLQEYKSENAQLEELLTAERELGKSYEASIKQLQKDLSESKREVTRVEANMAEALAAKNAEIEALLSSMDAVKRQAALSEGNLASMQASMESMMRSRELSETRMMQALREELASAERRAEEERAAHNKTKMAAMEREVDLEHRAVESSTALARIQRVADERTAKVTELEQKVALLEVECASLNQELQDMEVRVRRELKKSPEEANQLIQMQAWQDELERARQGQRDAENKLSSLEAEMQKMRVEMAAMKRDAEHYSRQEHMELEKRYRELTDLLYYKQTQLETMVSEKAAAEFQLEKEIKRLQEARAEAERNKVSRRASSSWEDETEIKSLEPLPVHHRHLVGASIQLQKAVKLLDSGAVRATRFLWRYPTARVFLFFYLVFVHLFLMYLLHRLQEQADTMAAREVAESMGLANQNIR
- the LOC106770543 gene encoding golgin-84 isoform X1, which gives rise to MDSWLKAAEGLFEVVDRRAKAVATDLTEEQSDFKSPAANGQASQGKREKSKPKAQKGLSNSSTIISDTTKEKSGSPLAPEVITYPENDGITSQSSNQPREPRPSDATLPLLDTSLSNMLDDDNAKHDKGDVEALVNDANVGVATVAANGDPPQENASDTREMNPLPAPTEIESPRDEPTSAGQIFKSVDSDANKNMVEEKSESVAAETSPDNDTIVKDSDVKKVESVADRINPEDHKIDISPKKVQDQLDEAQGLLKTTKSTGQSKEARLARVCAGLSSRLQEYKSENAQLEELLTAERELGKSYEASIKQLQKDLSESKREVTRVEANMAEALAAKNAEIEALLSSMDAVKRQAALSEGNLASMQASMESMMRSRELSETRMMQALREELASAERRAEEERAAHNKTKMAAMEREVDLEHRAVESSTALARIQRVADERTAKVTELEQKVALLEVECASLNQELQDMEVRVRRELKKSPEEANQLIQMQAWQDELERARQGQRDAENKLSSLEAEMQKMRVEMAAMKRDAEHYSRQEHMELEKRYRELTDLLYYKQTQLETMVSEKAAAEFQLEKEIKRLQEARAEAERNKVSRRASSSWEDETEIKSLEPLPVHHRHLVGASIQLQKAVKLLDSGAVRATRFLWRYPTARVFLFFYLVFVHLFLMYLLHRLQEQADTMAAREVAESMGLANQNIR